The following nucleotide sequence is from Candidatus Jordarchaeales archaeon.
CTCACGCACAAAGACCTAGCTAGGCGCGGAGACTTGAGACGCATACTCCCACTCTACATAGCAGGACTTTTTGCAGGCATTGCAATAATAGTTAATGGCCTTCAAAGTCAATACCCGCCAATCCTTCAAATGCTGCTTATGCCCGAGCTATCCCCCATCATCCTCTCCCTATGGTATGCCGTAGGGAGAACACCAACAGAGATCGTTTACTTCGCCATCGTGGCAATGAGTAGCTTTGCAGCTTTTACAGCTATTGAATTCAAAAACACGCGCAACTTCAGGCGGAAAATGCTGGAACACGGCTTCTGCCCAAGCTGTGGTAAAGTGCTGTTCGGAAACACCGTGTGTCCCAATTGTGGCCAGAAGCTACATGAAAAACCCCCAGACTACCCAGATATCGAATGGTTAAGAGATTACTTGAGAATGGCGAAGCGAAAAGCGGTGAGCCCCGAGCTTCTTAAAGAGAAGGAAAGAGAGTTGAGGTCAAAGTATAGAAAGAAGAAGGCAGCAAAAAAGCCCCCCTCATAGCAAGTTGGCGTCGGGGTTCATTAGAACCTCTGGAGGAGACTTGAAAAACGCTAGGCTCGCCACGGCACCCACTATGCCCCTCCTGCCTGTAACCTCGTAAACGCTAACCCCCACCTTCCTGGCGACGTCTTCTGCCTCTTTCACAGCGACCTCCTTCTGCCTCACTCTCCTAGCGAAGTATTTCAGCTCGTCGGGAACCGTGAGTCCTCTTAGGACAGCAATTGCCGTGTTGTCAGAGTACGTCTCCTTTTCCACTACGCTTACAATCCTGTTAATTAGGGTTCCAACGCTGTCTGGGGGCACGGCGACCTCTATAAAGCTCGCCGAGTTTCCCGCGGTCTTAAACCTCACTTTCGGGTTCAGTACGACGACCTTATGACTTATACCTTCAGCCAATCCCTCAACGCTTTTCAGCAGTGATAGCGCCAGAGCCCAGGTGGCCCCAGATTCAGAGTTATCGGTGTCATCTATTCCTATGGTTAGATGTTCAAGGCAATCCGTGACTATGACCCCCCTAACGTATCCCTCCATGGGCTCCACTTTCAGTTCTCTAACACCTCTGGCATACATCATGGTCTTAGTTAGTGCGTGGGCTGGCCCTCCAACGGCCCTAACGGTCTGAAAAACTCTCCCCTCCCGCACTTCAACTTTCTCTACGGCCATAGAAACCCCCGGAGTAACATTTCTCTGCTCTCCCAGAACTGCGAGCTCCCTCAGAAACGTGCCCTCGCACCTCGCCTCCAGTATAGCTCCACCGGCCTTAGAATGCTTGAAAGCACAAAATGCAACCGCCCCCTCACTGCTACACTCGTGGTATATCTCGACCAAGCTGTTGTTGAAGTCAACGCTGGTGAATATCCTCTTACACACCTGGTAAGGGAATATCTCCTTCTCGGCGTAAGCATACCTCGCTGGTTTACGTCCAACGCTCCTCTCTACAACTGTAACTATTCCCTCGTCCACGAGCCGCCGTATCCAGTCCTGCACTGTGCTTCTAGGCAGCCCGGTCTCTTCAACCACATCCTGCACCGTGAAGCTACCCTTTCTCAGAGTTAAGTTCTTAACAAGTCTCAGGCAGAGCACCCGTTTCCTCAGGACCTTTGACACCCTGCACTCCCACCTGAGCTCCTATTTTGCTCCGACAAGTGAGAAGACACTCTTCCAGTCTATTTTCCTCTCTCTCTTACACTCCGAATTTAGCGGGCATGAGGGACACACGGTGAAGAAAATGTTTTCTTCGCCCTTCCTTCTAAGAGCGCAAATATACTTTTCCTTAACTAGCTGGTTAAGCCTGTCTTTAAGCACGTCAGGCCCCCACTTAACGTGGAAACTTATTTCTTCAAACGTCTGCGGCTTCTTAATGATATACAAATACTCAAGAAGTATGGCGTTCTCTTCACCATAAAACTTTTTGAGCACGTCGAAGACAGTGTAAAACTTCTCTTCTGGAGCTTCTTCGGCTTTGATGGCTTTTTCCTCCATCTCCCTCTTCATTCGTTCGAGCATCGCCTGAACTTGGGCCGAAACTTCGCTCACCCGTTCTAAGGCTTTCTTCACGCTTTCCATTTCCCTCTTCTTTTCCTCTCTCTCCTTCAGAACAGCACTCGCTTTTTCCTCAATTTCTACTTCCTCCCTGAAAAGTTGCTCCAACTCGTCCAAGGCTTTCTCGTCACTTCTTACCTTTTCAGCAACCCTAACCTCCTCATCATACCTAGCTTCGAGCAAGCCCCTCAATTTCCTTAATTGGTCGTTTTTCGCAGTCAACTCCTCCTCTAGGTCTGAAACGCGTCTCCTAAGCTCCTGAGTCGCCTTACCCAGCACGCCACTATAGTACCTTGCCAGGGTCGTTTGTGCATCTCCCTCCCCCACCTGTAAGGCTACAACCCCTTCCTCGACGATCAAGTCTCTGAACACTTTTTCTTCAACCTCGCTTTCGACAACAATGCCGAAAACAAGCACGTTTTCACCTTTACCAACCGATCCAAAAAGAACACGCTCTCCGCCAATGTCAACACCCTCAACCCTTCCCATCCTAAAGTTGTAGCCCGAGAAGAATGCCGCAAGCTCCTCCTCTGAGAGCTTAGAATCGTGAAGGATAGCCTCCTCCAGAGAAAAGGTACCAGCGGAGTACCGCATTGAGAACACACCCAAGGGCACGTCTCCGCCCCTCCTACAAGTCAAATTATGAAACCTGTGTCGGAAAAGCTTTTCTTTAAAACTCAGCCCCGTTTCATCCTACAATACTTGAAGGTGTTGGCTAGTAGCGTAGCCCCTCGAGCAGGTACACGAATATCGATGCAGCTGTCAAATCCGCGGTGGCTCCTGGGTTTAGCCTGCCACCGCTGCTATGCAACTCTTCATCAAGCATCCAACACAGCCTTCTCCCTTCAGGCGTGGATATTCCTCCCGCTTCCAGCACCTCCTTCGCCCTAACGCTAACATACTCTGCAGCTTTCGCCCCTGCCTTTCTGATTATAAGGGTATCAGGTTTCTCTGAAAGTATCCTCAGAAAAGTGTTCACTGTGGCGATGTTCACATCTCTTTCCTCCTCGAGGTATTTCTTGAAGCTTGGATATCCCAAGTCGAACACCGTACTCATGCCATTAACCCACTCAGCACTTATGGCGTCCCACCCCGCGCTTATGGCGAAAATGTCCTTCAGTGAGACTCCTTCTGAAACAATCTTCTCCCTAAAAGCTGGGTCGTTAACGTCGAACTTCTCCACCTCACCCAGCCCACCAGGCTTTACTATACGTATTGCTTCGTAAACGTTCACCGCATCCTCCACGGTTGACCCATCGATAACCTTCACGACATTTTTTCTAAGGAGCGTTGAGGAAACCCCACCTGACAAAGCGAAGCACATTCCTGCAGCGGCAGAGAGGGGAGCGAATAAGAGTATTTCACCCAGGTTAGTGTTACCCCCCTTATGCCATCTAGAAGCGCACTTAACCGCTTCGAGTACATAGTAACCCAAACTTATCTCCTTGACATCTATCTCTCCCCTTCCCGCCTTTCTCCCTCTCTCGGCAAGTCTCCCCATTGAAGGCCCTACCGCTACAGCGCCTGCTAAGAAGTGCTCGAACCGTGTATCGTGCGCGTCACGCAAGCGATGCACGTTACCAGGCTTCGGGTAGCCGCTCACTTCAAGTAGCATTGCCAGCGTCGCACATTTGGCAACGTATTCCTCAATGCTTTCCTCCATAGCTCCACCAGGAACTAAACTGGAATCGAGTGAAAATAAAATCTTTCGCGCCTATTACCAACAACGTGTTACGCGAAAACGAGGCGCCCAACTACCCGGGTCCACGTTGGTCGTCTGGGTCGAAATGTCACACTACTTGCCAGCTTCCATGAGAGAGTAATGAAAATGGCTGTTTTAGCTTACGAGTAATGTTATAGTGGAACAATGAGGCGTTGTCTCTAATAGGTTGAGTGACATGTGAAGTGTAATCGCCGCCTCTTAATGCAGACATTTTCGATTTATGTTAGCATGTGTTTTTTATTCGAAATGTATGGCGGATATGGTTACTCTCGTTTTTTATGTAAAAAGTTCTTATTTTATTTAATTTTCATTTATACATAACTTGCGTAGAAACGCGTCTGCAGGGTGGTTGGAGTATGGCTCTACTAACTCTTGAAGAAAAAGGTGGGGTGCACGGTCTCCCCCCCTCAGCCGTAGAGGTGTTGAGCATTTTGAGGAGAGAGGGCCCACTGACTCCCAAAGACCTTTTTGGCAAGACGAGCCTTGCCCCAAGGACTGTGAGGTACGCTTTAAAGGTTTTACTCGACTCCAAGCTCGTTAAAAAGGTTCCAAACCTACACGACCTCCGCCAAAATCTCTACGTCGCGCTGGACCGACACCCCTAAAATGCGAGCTCCAAGTTGTAGCCCGCAGAACACCTCCAGAACACTTCAGTATAACTCACCTGTATAAAGGGGAGGGGCTTAAAAATGGCTGTGAAACAGTACCTCAGAGGGACAGAGGTTGAAGTTCGTGGCGTCACTGGAAGGCGTTCACGGTTGTGGAAAGACCACGGTTTTCAGACGCTTGCAGGAAATGAAGGCTGAATGGTTTTTCCTTCCAGAATTCATAGACCCACCTAGGTACCCCTTTGGCTCAAAGGACAAACAAATTGCGTTCAGAGCAGAGTTGTGGGTCCTTCAACAAATGTTGAAAAGGAGGACACTACTGGAACAAATTAACAGCGGAGTGGTTGTTTGCGACAGGAGCCCCATCTGTGTTGTGGCCTACGCGTACGCCCTCTGCTCCGACGAAGACTACCAGCTTATAAAGGACATCTACAGATCCGTGAACTGGGGGGAAGACGTAATATTCTACTTCGAGGAGACTGTTGAAAGCGTGCTTCCGAAAATAAGGATGAGAAAAGATAGGCCAAAAGAGTGGAACGAAGACGACACAGAATACATCGCAAAAATAATCGAGGGCTACGAAGAAGCCCTTAAACTGGCCAGCTGCCCCGTGCTGCGCATAAAGAACAGTGACGTGGAGAAAATCTCCTCCAAAATAGCAGTGGAAATCGAGAAAGCCTGCAGCTTCCTAAACACTTACAATTACCTCTAAAAATCCCCCCTGAAGGAGATCATACCTTTCATTTTTATAAATAATTATTGTTGTCCCACTAACTTGCGGGTTTAAATGTTAAAATGGTTTTTCCGTTTTTCTCTAAGAATTCTGCTTCGACGTCCATACCTATCTGTATTTTTTCTGGTTTCTTTAAGTCGAAACCTACTAGGCGTGCTGTTATCCTAGCCCCCTTCTCCAGTTCAACCACCCCGAAGGCGTACGGTTTTTCTCTTCCGTGTCCCTCAGCGATGAGCGGGGTTGGAGGAACGTGGACGATGGAGAACGTTACCAGTTTTCCTTTTCCCTTGAGCTCAATCCATTCTAAATCTGAGCTGCGGCAGTTCTTGCAGATGGGTCGCGGCGGTAAATTAATCACGCCACACTTTTTGCACTTTGCAGCCATGATCTTCCTTTTGTTTAGGAATTCCCTAAACTTGCTTACAGTAAACTCCATTGTGCTCAAAGCGCTCACCTCCTAAAAATGTGCACAGTGCAGCTTGCACCTGAACCGCCGACGTTGTGGGTTAACCCGACCTCAACGCCGGGAACCTGTCTTGCACCCGCTTCTCCCCTAAGCTGATGCCATATCTCAACTACTTGCGCCACTCCGGTAGCTCCAACGGGGTGTCCCTTCGCCTTCAATCCCCCTGATGTATTAATCGGTTTCTCTCCATTTCTCCTAGTTAGCCCTTCCTCAACTGCTTTTCCTCCTTCTCCTGGTTTGAAGAAACCTAAATCTTCTGTTGCAACTATCTCAGCTATTGTAAAGCAGTCGTGTACCTCGGCTATCTCTATGTCCTTCGGCCTTAATCCTGCCATTTTGTAAGCTTTTTCGGCTGCAACCCTAGCCGCTCTTAGCGAAGTGATTTCTTCTCTATCGTGAAGGGCGAGCGAGTCGCTTCCTTGCCCAGTCCCGACCACGTGTATTGGTGTATCTGTAAACTTTCTTGCCACCTCCTCCGCTGCTAGTATTACGACTGCGGCTCCGTCGGTGATGGGACTGCAGTCGAAGAGTCTGAGGGGCCATGCTATAACTGGGTTTGCATCTGGATCACTTAGAAAGTCCATTTCATCCTTCCAGCTTGGAGCAGGGAGCCCCTTAGCTTTTGCCCGCTCAGCTCTAGCTTTCATTATGTCCCTTATTGTTGACTGGAATTGCGCCTTAGGATTCAGGGCCCCATTCTCGTGGTTTTTGATTCCAACCATTCTCAGTTGCTCAATTGTCGTTCCATATTTCCTCATGTGCGCGTTCGCTATTTCAGCATACAAACCTGGAAAAGTGGCTCCTGCGGAAAACTCATACACTGAATCAGCGGCTGAGGCTAACACGTCTGTTACCCTCGATGTTTCGAGGTTGGTCATCTTTTCAACTCCCGCAACGCAGACTACGTCGTGCGCCCCGGAAGCCACTGCCAGTATTCCGAGCCTCAGGGCGGCACCACCGCTAGCGCAAGCATTCTCTACTCTCATAGCCGGGCCGGGAGTAATGCCGACTAGGTCAGCCATTAGGGGGCCGGTGTGCACCTGCCCTTCAAATATGTCGTTTGAAAAATTCCCCAGGAATAGCGCCTCTATCTCGCGTGTTTCTATCCCCTTATCCACGCTCTTGACCGCCTCGACGAAAGCCTCCACGAAAAGCTCCCTAGTTGTCTTGTCGGGAAAAGCTCCGAACTTACTCATTCCGGCACCAATTACTGCCACACCTCGCGCCAACTTCCCCAATGGGGGAACACCTCCCCGCAAACGCCTACCATGGCTTTTTTTATTAACGACGCTTGCTCAAGTTACCGTTTATCTTTACAGCAGCCGAATACGAGCCGTTTGAACACTCAACCCCCTTCTATATAAATTTTCTAGCCAGCAATAGTTTGCTTGAACCTCAAGGGGGTAACAGTCAAAAGGGAAAAGCTTTATATTCGCTTTTTTGGTTGATAATTCCTGCTGGGCGCCACGGCGTGAAAGTCAAGCCCGCATGCGATTCGGCGAGTACTGCTGTGCGGGAGCCAGCGGGAAAGCCGAATGCTGGCGCTACGGCGCCGGCCATAGCATGCGGGGATATACCCGTTCCCATTCCGAACACGGATCCGTGGCGTCCAGCATGTGCTTTTCTTCTTGTTTTCCAAGGTAACTTTAATACAGGGTACCTATCCTTCTTTTTCTGTGAAGTGTTCGTTGGGGTTGTATATATGACAAAGCCCAGGCTTTACATAGATGAGAGCAGTCCTCCTATATCCGATAACCTCTACGAAAAGATAGCCGCGCACAGGAAGCTTTACAGGAAGCTTGTTTTCTCCGGCAAGGCTGTTAAGCGTCTTAGGGGGATTTTGCCCTCTTCAGAATTGGTGAGGATGCTCAGGGGGGGCGGGGGGAAGCTTAGGCGCTTCGATATAATGATCGAGTTGTATTGTGACGTTGAGACTGAAAGTAGAGTTAAGTCTCTGTACGACGAAGTGTGTAGCACGTACCCGCCTCAAAAGTCGTCTATTAGTCTTGCGTCAGAAGGCGAGGAGCCTGCCCCCCTGAGGCTCGGGTTGAGCTGGGAAGACGTCTCGTTCGATGCTTGGGCACTTATAGAGCGTTTTTACAGCGTCATAGAGGAACCATTCTACGTTAACTTCGAATTCGAAGACGACGAGAAGGTGGTGTCCGCCGTAAATCTCTCAGTTCCCTTCGATGAGGAAAGGAGGCAGTTCTACCTCGTGGAGCTTGTCACCCCGTTCAGGGTGAAGTATCCTAGTGGGGAAGAAAGGTTACTGGGCAAGCTTTCGTCGCTTGTGGAGGAGGTAACGAGCAACCCAAATGTGACCCCCGAGCTTTTTGTGATCGGTCGAGGCGGCATGTGGAAGCCGCTGATAACCGTCGGCTGGTCTTTTAACGATGGCCGCTTACTCGTGAAGGTTCCAGAGTGGAATGGTAAGGGTGGAATAGAGTTCATCTTGGACCCCATTAACGGCAAGGTTCAACTGATCAAGGGAGATCTTAAGGTTGAAAAGGACGGTAAGCTGGGGAACGTGTCGCTCGATGCCGTTCAGTTTTTCGAGCTGGGGGGAGATGAGCTCTCAAGTTAGTCTCGCTCAAACCAAGGCGTCTCGAGGTTCTCGTCGACGTCAACGCTCACCCACTCCCTTCCACTCCTGGGGTCTTGCTCGTGCAGGACTCTCACAAAGCTGATTGACTCGCATGCAAAGCAGTAGGCCTCCACGACGGTTCCCTCCAAAACGTGGAACCAGACCTCTCCGCCATCGATTATGCGCCCCCTCAACACCTCGCACTCGATGACCTCTCCATTTCTGCCCACGTGCTCCATGATGGTGTTCCTAACTATTTCGCGCGCTTCAAGGTAAATCCTCCCCGCATAGTTGTTGCTCTTAGGAAAAATGTTCGTGGAGAGCGTTGTATATCCTCCCTTGGAGGCAACGGTAAACCTAGCGGCCTCGTAGTATTCTCCTTCAACTCCAAACTTTCCACTCAAAGCTAGGCGTATTCCCTCGCTCATCGAGGCGTGTCTCTCACCAACAGAGGGTAAGGCGGCCACCCCCCTGAGACTAAACCGTAAGATTAAATTTAGACGGCGAGATACTTGTTTGCAAAATTCAGGCTTTAACTGTTACCGGCGCAAGTCGAAACACCCGTCTCGGTGATGAGCTTTGTCGCTTAGACTGGAAAACATCGCCCGCCTTTACAACAAGCTCTTTACCCTCCCCTCCTCCCCTCTGCTACTATCGCTAGACATACTGGTCCACGCGGCCCTAGGAGCGCTCTTCTTCTTACTAATGGTTCCTCTCCACGGGTTAACAGTGGTCATGGACGGTGTGGCGTGGGGGCTTACATCGCTACTGCCCGCCTCAGCCGCTTCATGCCTGCTTTCATACATCGTAATTGGGAGGGAAGGGGTGAAGACGCTAAACTTAAGGCGTCTTACTGGGCTTGCAATGTTCTCCACGTTCTTTTGGGGTGTTCCCGCCGTTCTCGGTGTAGCGCTACGTAGCTGGGTGCCGGCAGCAGCCAGCTTAGGGTTGGCGTTCGGTGTAGCCTTAATGTCTTTCGCCAGAATGCTTACAATCGAAGGTGTCCTCCCCCTAAGCTTTGCGAGGTCGTTTGCAGCGTCCTTAACACACCCCCTCCTCCTCATCGCTTTCCTCTTTTTCTCGAAGCTTGTCCCTTTGTCCATTTCTCTCGCCGGTAAACTTGTGGTCGTATGCGTGACCTTCACGCTCCTAGCACACTTCTACTTACTACTCATAGATGAAGCCGTCAGGCAGGAGTTGGGCATAGGAGGGTTACGCCTACTCCGCGGCTTCATGGCTGAATGGCTTTCGGATAACCCCCAACTACTAGAGGAGGCACTTGCCGAGATAGGCTCCGTGGAGGAACATAAGGTATTAGTGTTAAGCTTCACGCATCGTGATGACGTCGCCGCATCTTTAATTGTGCCAATGGTCCACCCGGGTCCCTTCAGAAAGGTTGGGGGGGCTACACTACCCTACATGGTCTCCAAATTGTTTGAGGAGCGGGTAGGCGGCGTAGCAGGCGTGGCTCACGGAGCTTCTACACATGCTCAGAACCCTGTTTCAAGGAGCGAGTCTGTTAAGCTGGCTGAGGAGGTCATTAGAGAAACCCTCTCCGGCAACTTTAAACTTGGTGTTCCGGTGAGCCCGCTGGTTCAAGCAAGCCGGGGGGGTGTGAGGGTAGGCTGTCAGCTTTTCGGTGAGCTGGCCTTGTTCACGGTAAGCCTTAAACCATGCGGCTACGACGACGTGCACCCGAGTGTGCTCGCGGAGCTATCGAGGGAGCTAGCGGGTGAGTGGGGTGGGGAATTTTTCTTGGTAGACGCTCACAGTGCCAGCCCGGGTCTCCTAGAACTAGACCCTCTAACTCCCGAGTCAGAGTTGACTAGGGAAATAATTGACGCAGCAAGGGAGGCGCTGAGGGAAGCTAAGAGACTTGCACTTCACAGTAAAGTTAGAGTTGGAGGAGGGCGGGCGAGCGTTGGAAACTTTGGGGTGAAAGAGGGGGTTGCGAGCGGCGGCGTCTTTTCACTCATAGTAGAGGTTGGCGGCAGCTTTGCCTGCTACGTGATCGTCGACGGGAACAACATGGTTCCCGGCCTTAGGGAAGAGGTGGAGCGGAGGGTGAAGGGTCTAGGAATCCAAGCGGTTGAAGTGATGACTAGCGATAGCCACGAGGCTAACGCGGTCTCCCTCAGCGAGCGCGGCTCTAACCCCATAGGACTCTCAGTCCCCTGGGACGCCGTGTTCGAAGCCGTACTCGAGTCCGTTGAAGCTGCAAAGCACCAGTTGAAGGAGGCCGAGCCTAAATACTTCATAAAGGAGGTTGCGTTGAAAGTG
It contains:
- a CDS encoding helix-turn-helix domain-containing protein yields the protein MSKVLRKRVLCLRLVKNLTLRKGSFTVQDVVEETGLPRSTVQDWIRRLVDEGIVTVVERSVGRKPARYAYAEKEIFPYQVCKRIFTSVDFNNSLVEIYHECSSEGAVAFCAFKHSKAGGAILEARCEGTFLRELAVLGEQRNVTPGVSMAVEKVEVREGRVFQTVRAVGGPAHALTKTMMYARGVRELKVEPMEGYVRGVIVTDCLEHLTIGIDDTDNSESGATWALALSLLKSVEGLAEGISHKVVVLNPKVRFKTAGNSASFIEVAVPPDSVGTLINRIVSVVEKETYSDNTAIAVLRGLTVPDELKYFARRVRQKEVAVKEAEDVARKVGVSVYEVTGRRGIVGAVASLAFFKSPPEVLMNPDANLL
- a CDS encoding triphosphoribosyl-dephospho-CoA synthase: MEESIEEYVAKCATLAMLLEVSGYPKPGNVHRLRDAHDTRFEHFLAGAVAVGPSMGRLAERGRKAGRGEIDVKEISLGYYVLEAVKCASRWHKGGNTNLGEILLFAPLSAAAGMCFALSGGVSSTLLRKNVVKVIDGSTVEDAVNVYEAIRIVKPGGLGEVEKFDVNDPAFREKIVSEGVSLKDIFAISAGWDAISAEWVNGMSTVFDLGYPSFKKYLEEERDVNIATVNTFLRILSEKPDTLIIRKAGAKAAEYVSVRAKEVLEAGGISTPEGRRLCWMLDEELHSSGGRLNPGATADLTAASIFVYLLEGLRY
- a CDS encoding helix-turn-helix domain-containing protein, which gives rise to MALLTLEEKGGVHGLPPSAVEVLSILRREGPLTPKDLFGKTSLAPRTVRYALKVLLDSKLVKKVPNLHDLRQNLYVALDRHP
- a CDS encoding AAA family ATPase, whose amino-acid sequence is MASLEGVHGCGKTTVFRRLQEMKAEWFFLPEFIDPPRYPFGSKDKQIAFRAELWVLQQMLKRRTLLEQINSGVVVCDRSPICVVAYAYALCSDEDYQLIKDIYRSVNWGEDVIFYFEETVESVLPKIRMRKDRPKEWNEDDTEYIAKIIEGYEEALKLASCPVLRIKNSDVEKISSKIAVEIEKACSFLNTYNYL
- a CDS encoding Zn-ribbon domain-containing OB-fold protein, whose product is MEFTVSKFREFLNKRKIMAAKCKKCGVINLPPRPICKNCRSSDLEWIELKGKGKLVTFSIVHVPPTPLIAEGHGREKPYAFGVVELEKGARITARLVGFDLKKPEKIQIGMDVEAEFLEKNGKTILTFKPAS
- a CDS encoding beta-ketoacyl synthase N-terminal-like domain-containing protein is translated as MGKLARGVAVIGAGMSKFGAFPDKTTRELFVEAFVEAVKSVDKGIETREIEALFLGNFSNDIFEGQVHTGPLMADLVGITPGPAMRVENACASGGAALRLGILAVASGAHDVVCVAGVEKMTNLETSRVTDVLASAADSVYEFSAGATFPGLYAEIANAHMRKYGTTIEQLRMVGIKNHENGALNPKAQFQSTIRDIMKARAERAKAKGLPAPSWKDEMDFLSDPDANPVIAWPLRLFDCSPITDGAAVVILAAEEVARKFTDTPIHVVGTGQGSDSLALHDREEITSLRAARVAAEKAYKMAGLRPKDIEIAEVHDCFTIAEIVATEDLGFFKPGEGGKAVEEGLTRRNGEKPINTSGGLKAKGHPVGATGVAQVVEIWHQLRGEAGARQVPGVEVGLTHNVGGSGASCTVHIFRR
- a CDS encoding DUF2070 family protein — protein: MSLRLENIARLYNKLFTLPSSPLLLSLDILVHAALGALFFLLMVPLHGLTVVMDGVAWGLTSLLPASAASCLLSYIVIGREGVKTLNLRRLTGLAMFSTFFWGVPAVLGVALRSWVPAAASLGLAFGVALMSFARMLTIEGVLPLSFARSFAASLTHPLLLIAFLFFSKLVPLSISLAGKLVVVCVTFTLLAHFYLLLIDEAVRQELGIGGLRLLRGFMAEWLSDNPQLLEEALAEIGSVEEHKVLVLSFTHRDDVAASLIVPMVHPGPFRKVGGATLPYMVSKLFEERVGGVAGVAHGASTHAQNPVSRSESVKLAEEVIRETLSGNFKLGVPVSPLVQASRGGVRVGCQLFGELALFTVSLKPCGYDDVHPSVLAELSRELAGEWGGEFFLVDAHSASPGLLELDPLTPESELTREIIDAAREALREAKRLALHSKVRVGGGRASVGNFGVKEGVASGGVFSLIVEVGGSFACYVIVDGNNMVPGLREEVERRVKGLGIQAVEVMTSDSHEANAVSLSERGSNPIGLSVPWDAVFEAVLESVEAAKHQLKEAEPKYFIKEVALKVIGESSMEKLSRSIRNAALLARRAIIIPILSLLGVFLLAF